In the Pseudanabaena sp. PCC 7367 genome, one interval contains:
- a CDS encoding helix-turn-helix domain-containing protein — MPLEEFIASNPDPREMKRALAVQMRLKEMKHHEIQPILGVSSNYISRWERKYREQGIAGLRLGHKGSAGFLSKVERQAVVEWIAQERQRTVSEVVEHIAQNYGVIYRSVQSYYDLLKSAGMSWHKGRKKAPGMMHLWCTSITK; from the coding sequence ATGCCCCTAGAAGAATTTATCGCCAGTAACCCAGACCCGCGCGAGATGAAACGCGCATTAGCAGTACAAATGCGTCTTAAGGAGATGAAACACCATGAAATTCAACCAATCCTAGGCGTGAGTTCAAACTATATCAGCCGCTGGGAGAGAAAGTATAGAGAGCAAGGCATAGCAGGTTTGAGGCTAGGCCATAAAGGCAGTGCGGGCTTTTTGAGTAAGGTAGAGCGTCAGGCGGTAGTTGAATGGATCGCTCAAGAAAGGCAACGTACAGTATCTGAAGTAGTTGAACATATAGCCCAGAACTATGGAGTGATATACCGTTCGGTGCAAAGCTATTACGATTTGCTCAAAAGTGCTGGCATGAGTTGGCATAAGGGGAGAAAAAAAGCCCCAGGTATGATGCATCTGTGGTGCACGAGCATAACCAAATGA
- a CDS encoding prevent-host-death family protein, with amino-acid sequence MEEVMVPGSVSNFATEATHVGNRVEVQQIPRNWHEIVLNAADDEHTIISENGEDIAAVISIEAYYFLQRAIAMVEDQLDLEAARANVNDYGAEYGQERSAS; translated from the coding sequence ATGGAAGAAGTAATGGTGCCTGGATCTGTGTCGAATTTTGCGACCGAAGCTACCCATGTGGGCAATCGGGTGGAGGTGCAGCAAATCCCGCGCAACTGGCATGAGATTGTGCTAAATGCTGCTGATGATGAGCATACAATCATCTCGGAGAATGGGGAGGATATAGCGGCGGTGATTTCGATCGAGGCTTATTACTTCTTGCAGCGGGCGATCGCTATGGTTGAGGATCAACTAGACCTGGAAGCGGCACGAGCTAATGTGAATGATTATGGCGCTGAATATGGTCAGGAGCGATCGGCTTCTTGA